A genomic window from Carassius auratus strain Wakin chromosome 45, ASM336829v1, whole genome shotgun sequence includes:
- the LOC113063358 gene encoding apoptosis-stimulating of p53 protein 1-like isoform X1, translated as MMPMILTVYLSDGEQALTEVPITPETTCRDVVEFCKEPGESGCHLAEVWRGNERTIPFDHMMYEHLQKWGPRKQEVKFYLRHEDSPTESSDQGSQQSQEQPSRRGGSSSDTHNENGVGNPRVELTLSELQEMATRQQQQIEAQQQMLVAKEQRLRYLKQQERRQQQAVSETEKLQRLKERVESQETKLKKIRAMRGQVDYSKVINGNLSSEIEHISGLFQEKQAELQAAVLRVDQLSQQLEDLRRGKLNGLQTLGGQVTGTAALELRKLYQELQIRNKLNQEQNSKLQQQKELLNKRNMEVTLMDKRINELRDRLYKRKAEARQKENLPLNRINGPPSPQPASGNTGRVAAVGPYIQVPVPGRQEGYVVPPEPLKPQSLGVNTPANPARSKSDGLRKPPVPWKVSDLDIIVDQIAPPPPESCPGPGAPPPVTGSAAGSDGASPNDTSWPTLNKSNTSVKQSDWKESGTDTTGKTASPAGTPGDKDSSKMGSAPPLSKPHPPPYGAHTSNHPLSSVNSGSTSSLDRRKDVPLRLAPSLPTNPQPAWPRVPPAPTGSSSQQIQQRISVPPSPTFQPSPPFFPPGERPDPPLAVAVRPFIPDRGSRPQSPRKGPASMNSSSIYHMYLQQAAPKNYPLNAKPAVKAVYGKPVLPPSSMPPSPLPFGGSGAFPALQGPGGDMLDFELDLDGQIMGVPEPPPPNVDHIPRPLSPTKLTPMVHSPMRYQSDADLETLRKKLANAPRPLKKRGSITEPEGPNGPNIQKLLYQRFNTLAGGMEGGMGGVSGSGGVPPFYQPSVATGEILFDADNGNPPSETPIVPSGGAVAEDDANDNEPPEQAAEALTPPEPEPAEDRNNNPAEPLAILPSPVAEASTPEEADTCPSSQPTGKRTNLKKPDSERTGHGLRVKFNPLALLLDASLEGEFDLVQRIIYEVNNPSTPNDEGITPLHNAVCAGHHPIVKFLLDFGVNVNAADSDGWTPLHCAASCNSVHLCKLLVESGAAIFATTISDVETAADKCEQMEEGYIQCSQFLYGVQEKLGVMNKGVVYALWEYEAQSADELSFQEGDAITVLRRKDDTETEWWWSKLNDKEGYVPRNLLGLYPRIKPRQRSLA; from the exons ATGATTTTAACGGTGTATTTGAGTGATGGGGAGCAGGCGCTGACGGAGGTGCCCATCACTCCAGAGACGACGTGTCGTGATGTGGTGGAATTCTGTAAGGAGCCAGGAGAGAGCGGCTGCCACCTGGCCGAGGTTTGGCGCGGAAATG AGCGAACCATACCTTTTGACCACATGATGTATGAGCACCTGCAGAAATGGGGCCCCAGAAAGCAGGAGGTGAAGTTCTACTTGCGTCACGAAGACTCGCCCACTGAAAGCAGCGATCAGG GGAGCCAGCAGTCTCAGGAGCAGCCCAGCAGGAGAGGAGGAAGCAGCTCAGACACGCACAACGAGAATGGG GTGGGAAACCCTCGCGTGGAGCTCACTCTCTCAGAGCTGCAGGAGATGGCCACTCGTCAGCAGCAGCAAATTGAGGCCCAGCAACAGATGCTTGTCGCAAAG GAGCAACGGTTGCGCTATTTGAAGCAGCAGGAGCGACGGCAGCAGCAGGCTGTGTCTGAGACCGAGAAACTACAGAGGTTAAAGGAGAGGGTGGAGAGTCAGGAAACCAAACTCAAGAAGATCCGTGCCATGAGGGGCCAAGTGGACTACAGCAAAGTCATCAATGGCAACCTGT CCTCAGAGATCGAGCACATCAGCGGGCTGTTCCAGGAGAAGCAGGCAGAGCTGCAGGCAGCCGTCTTGAGGGTGGATCAGCTCAGCCAGCAGCTGGAGGACCTGAGGAGAGGCAAACTGAACGGCCTGCAGACCCTCGGGGGTCAGGTCACCGGCACCGCTGCCCTGGAGCTCCGCAAACTCTACCAGGAGTTACAG ATACGCAATAAGTTGAATCAGGAGCAGAACAGTAAACTTCAGCAGCAGAAAGAGCTGTTGAATAAGAGAAACATGGAGGTAACACTGATGGACAAGCGCATCAATGAGCTCCGAGATCGACTGTACAAGAGAAAAGCTGAGGCACGTCAAAAAGAAAATCTTCCA CTGAATAGAATAAATGGTCCTCCCTCTCCCCAGCCGGCTTCTGGAAACACCGGCCGTGTGGCAGCTGTGGGACCCTACATCCAGGTCCCGGTGCCAGGCAGACAGGAGGGTTATGTAGTGCCCCCTGAACCTCTCAAACCTCAGTCACTGGGTGTAAACACCCCAGCCAACCCTGCCCGCTCCAAATCAG ATGGATTGAGAAAGCCTCCTGTCCCGTGGAAGGTCTCTGATTTAGACATCATAGTGGACCAGATTGCTCCGCCCCCTCCAGAGTCCTGCCCAGGCCCTGGGGCTCCACCCCCAGTCACCGGCTCTGCGGCAGGGTCGGACGGCGCTTCTC CAAATGACACCAGTTGGCCTACCCTTAACAAGAGCAACACATCAGTTAAACAATCTGACTGGAAGGAGTCTGGAACGGACACGACCGGTAAAACGGCATCACCTGCAGGAACTCCTGGAGATAAG GATTCCAGTAAAATGGGCTCAGCTCCTCCTCTCAGTAAGCCCCACCCCCCCCCATACGGAGCCCATACCAGCAACCACCCCCTCTCATCGGTCAACTCGGGTTCGACCAGCTCTTTGGACCGACGCAAGGATGTTCCTCTCCGGCTGGCGCCAAGCTTACCTACGAACCCACAGCCGGCCTGGCCCCGTGTCCCCCCAGCACCCACCGGCTCTTCCTCTCAGCAGATCCAGCAGCGCATTTCTGTGCCCCCCAGTCCCACCTTCCAGCCCAGCCCACCCTTTTTCCCTCCCGGTGAGAGGCCAGACCCTCCTCTGGCTGTGGCGGTAAGGCCGTTCATCCCTGATAGGGGCTCCAGACCGCAGTCACCCAGAAAAGGCCCAGCCTCCATGAACTCAAGCTCCATCTACCATATGTACCTACAACAAGCAGCCCCCAAGAACTACCCTCTGAACGCCAAACCCGCCGTCAAAGCAG TATATGGTAAGCCAGTCTTGCCTCCCAGCTCTATGCCACCTTCTCCCTTACCTTTCGGGGGCTCTGGCGCCTTTCCTGCCCTGCAGGGTCCTGGAGGAGACATGTTGGATTTTGAGCTGGACCTTGACGGCCAAATCATGGGTGTTCCTGAGCCACCCCCACCCAACGTGGACCACATCCCGCGACCTCTCAGCCCCACTAAACTCACACCCATGGTGCACTCCCCTATGCGCTACCAGAGCGATGCTGACCTGGAGACCTTGCGCAAAAAACTGGCCAATGCTCCACGACCGCTTAAGAAACGCGGCTCGATTACAGAACCAGAGGGTCCTAATGGGCCCAACATCCAGAAACTTCTCTATCAGCGGTTCAACACCCTGGCTGGAGGGATGGAAGGAGGAATGGGTGGTGTGAGTGGAAGTGGAGGTGTGCCTCCATTCTACCAGCCCTCCGTGGCCACAGGTGAAATTCTCTTTGATGCAGACAATGGGAATCCACCTTCAGAAACACCCATCGTGCCCTCGGGGGGTGCTGTTGCTGAGGATGATGCCAATGATAATGAGCCCCCAGAGCAAGCAGCTGAGGCATTAACCCCTCCAGAACCAGAACCGGCAGAAGACCGTAACAATAATCCTGCAGAACCATTAGCGATTTTGCCGAGCCCTGTAGCTGAGGCCAGCACACCTGAAGAAGCAGACACCTGTCCCTCATCCCAGCCCACG GGCAAACGCACCAACCTAAAGAAACCCGACTCAGAGCGGACGGGTCACGGCCTCAGAGTGAAGTTCAACCCCCTCGCTCTGCTGCTGGATGCCTCACTGGAGGGCGAGTTTGACCTTGTACAAAGGATAATCTATGAG GTTAACAATCCCAGCACCCCTAATGATGAGGGCATCACACCCCTCCATAACGCAGTCTGTGCCGGGCACCATCCCATCGTCAAGTTCCTGCTGGACTTTGGTGTTAATGTGAATGCAGCAGACAGTGATGGCTG gacGCCCTTGCATTGTGCCGCCTCCTGTAACAGCGTGCACCTGTGTAAGCTGCTGGTGGAGTCTGGTGCTGCCATCTTCGCCACCACTATCAGTGATGTGGAGACGGCAGCGGACAAATGTGAGCAGATGGAGGAGGGTTACATACAGTGCTCACAGTTTCTCTACG gagTGCAGGAGAAGCTGGGAGTGATGAATAAGGGAGTCGTGTACGCACTGTGGGAGTATGAGGCTCAGAGCGCAGATGAGCTTTCTTTTCAGGAGGGTGACGCCATTACTGTCCTACGCAGGAAGGACGACACCGAGACCGAGTGGTGGTGGAGTAAACTCAATGACAAAGAGGGCTATGTGCCACGTAACCTATTAGGG CTTTACCCCAGAATAAAACCACGTCAGAGGTCTCTGGCGTAA
- the LOC113063358 gene encoding apoptosis-stimulating of p53 protein 1-like isoform X2 codes for MMPMILTVYLSDGEQALTEVPITPETTCRDVVEFCKEPGESGCHLAEVWRGNERTIPFDHMMYEHLQKWGPRKQEVKFYLRHEDSPTESSDQGSQQSQEQPSRRGGSSSDTHNENGVGNPRVELTLSELQEMATRQQQQIEAQQQMLVAKEQRLRYLKQQERRQQQAVSETEKLQRLKERVESQETKLKKIRAMRGQVDYSKVINGNLSSEIEHISGLFQEKQAELQAAVLRVDQLSQQLEDLRRGKLNGLQTLGGQVTGTAALELRKLYQELQIRNKLNQEQNSKLQQQKELLNKRNMEVTLMDKRINELRDRLYKRKAELNRINGPPSPQPASGNTGRVAAVGPYIQVPVPGRQEGYVVPPEPLKPQSLGVNTPANPARSKSDGLRKPPVPWKVSDLDIIVDQIAPPPPESCPGPGAPPPVTGSAAGSDGASPNDTSWPTLNKSNTSVKQSDWKESGTDTTGKTASPAGTPGDKDSSKMGSAPPLSKPHPPPYGAHTSNHPLSSVNSGSTSSLDRRKDVPLRLAPSLPTNPQPAWPRVPPAPTGSSSQQIQQRISVPPSPTFQPSPPFFPPGERPDPPLAVAVRPFIPDRGSRPQSPRKGPASMNSSSIYHMYLQQAAPKNYPLNAKPAVKAVYGKPVLPPSSMPPSPLPFGGSGAFPALQGPGGDMLDFELDLDGQIMGVPEPPPPNVDHIPRPLSPTKLTPMVHSPMRYQSDADLETLRKKLANAPRPLKKRGSITEPEGPNGPNIQKLLYQRFNTLAGGMEGGMGGVSGSGGVPPFYQPSVATGEILFDADNGNPPSETPIVPSGGAVAEDDANDNEPPEQAAEALTPPEPEPAEDRNNNPAEPLAILPSPVAEASTPEEADTCPSSQPTGKRTNLKKPDSERTGHGLRVKFNPLALLLDASLEGEFDLVQRIIYEVNNPSTPNDEGITPLHNAVCAGHHPIVKFLLDFGVNVNAADSDGWTPLHCAASCNSVHLCKLLVESGAAIFATTISDVETAADKCEQMEEGYIQCSQFLYGVQEKLGVMNKGVVYALWEYEAQSADELSFQEGDAITVLRRKDDTETEWWWSKLNDKEGYVPRNLLGLYPRIKPRQRSLA; via the exons ATGATTTTAACGGTGTATTTGAGTGATGGGGAGCAGGCGCTGACGGAGGTGCCCATCACTCCAGAGACGACGTGTCGTGATGTGGTGGAATTCTGTAAGGAGCCAGGAGAGAGCGGCTGCCACCTGGCCGAGGTTTGGCGCGGAAATG AGCGAACCATACCTTTTGACCACATGATGTATGAGCACCTGCAGAAATGGGGCCCCAGAAAGCAGGAGGTGAAGTTCTACTTGCGTCACGAAGACTCGCCCACTGAAAGCAGCGATCAGG GGAGCCAGCAGTCTCAGGAGCAGCCCAGCAGGAGAGGAGGAAGCAGCTCAGACACGCACAACGAGAATGGG GTGGGAAACCCTCGCGTGGAGCTCACTCTCTCAGAGCTGCAGGAGATGGCCACTCGTCAGCAGCAGCAAATTGAGGCCCAGCAACAGATGCTTGTCGCAAAG GAGCAACGGTTGCGCTATTTGAAGCAGCAGGAGCGACGGCAGCAGCAGGCTGTGTCTGAGACCGAGAAACTACAGAGGTTAAAGGAGAGGGTGGAGAGTCAGGAAACCAAACTCAAGAAGATCCGTGCCATGAGGGGCCAAGTGGACTACAGCAAAGTCATCAATGGCAACCTGT CCTCAGAGATCGAGCACATCAGCGGGCTGTTCCAGGAGAAGCAGGCAGAGCTGCAGGCAGCCGTCTTGAGGGTGGATCAGCTCAGCCAGCAGCTGGAGGACCTGAGGAGAGGCAAACTGAACGGCCTGCAGACCCTCGGGGGTCAGGTCACCGGCACCGCTGCCCTGGAGCTCCGCAAACTCTACCAGGAGTTACAG ATACGCAATAAGTTGAATCAGGAGCAGAACAGTAAACTTCAGCAGCAGAAAGAGCTGTTGAATAAGAGAAACATGGAGGTAACACTGATGGACAAGCGCATCAATGAGCTCCGAGATCGACTGTACAAGAGAAAAGCTGAG CTGAATAGAATAAATGGTCCTCCCTCTCCCCAGCCGGCTTCTGGAAACACCGGCCGTGTGGCAGCTGTGGGACCCTACATCCAGGTCCCGGTGCCAGGCAGACAGGAGGGTTATGTAGTGCCCCCTGAACCTCTCAAACCTCAGTCACTGGGTGTAAACACCCCAGCCAACCCTGCCCGCTCCAAATCAG ATGGATTGAGAAAGCCTCCTGTCCCGTGGAAGGTCTCTGATTTAGACATCATAGTGGACCAGATTGCTCCGCCCCCTCCAGAGTCCTGCCCAGGCCCTGGGGCTCCACCCCCAGTCACCGGCTCTGCGGCAGGGTCGGACGGCGCTTCTC CAAATGACACCAGTTGGCCTACCCTTAACAAGAGCAACACATCAGTTAAACAATCTGACTGGAAGGAGTCTGGAACGGACACGACCGGTAAAACGGCATCACCTGCAGGAACTCCTGGAGATAAG GATTCCAGTAAAATGGGCTCAGCTCCTCCTCTCAGTAAGCCCCACCCCCCCCCATACGGAGCCCATACCAGCAACCACCCCCTCTCATCGGTCAACTCGGGTTCGACCAGCTCTTTGGACCGACGCAAGGATGTTCCTCTCCGGCTGGCGCCAAGCTTACCTACGAACCCACAGCCGGCCTGGCCCCGTGTCCCCCCAGCACCCACCGGCTCTTCCTCTCAGCAGATCCAGCAGCGCATTTCTGTGCCCCCCAGTCCCACCTTCCAGCCCAGCCCACCCTTTTTCCCTCCCGGTGAGAGGCCAGACCCTCCTCTGGCTGTGGCGGTAAGGCCGTTCATCCCTGATAGGGGCTCCAGACCGCAGTCACCCAGAAAAGGCCCAGCCTCCATGAACTCAAGCTCCATCTACCATATGTACCTACAACAAGCAGCCCCCAAGAACTACCCTCTGAACGCCAAACCCGCCGTCAAAGCAG TATATGGTAAGCCAGTCTTGCCTCCCAGCTCTATGCCACCTTCTCCCTTACCTTTCGGGGGCTCTGGCGCCTTTCCTGCCCTGCAGGGTCCTGGAGGAGACATGTTGGATTTTGAGCTGGACCTTGACGGCCAAATCATGGGTGTTCCTGAGCCACCCCCACCCAACGTGGACCACATCCCGCGACCTCTCAGCCCCACTAAACTCACACCCATGGTGCACTCCCCTATGCGCTACCAGAGCGATGCTGACCTGGAGACCTTGCGCAAAAAACTGGCCAATGCTCCACGACCGCTTAAGAAACGCGGCTCGATTACAGAACCAGAGGGTCCTAATGGGCCCAACATCCAGAAACTTCTCTATCAGCGGTTCAACACCCTGGCTGGAGGGATGGAAGGAGGAATGGGTGGTGTGAGTGGAAGTGGAGGTGTGCCTCCATTCTACCAGCCCTCCGTGGCCACAGGTGAAATTCTCTTTGATGCAGACAATGGGAATCCACCTTCAGAAACACCCATCGTGCCCTCGGGGGGTGCTGTTGCTGAGGATGATGCCAATGATAATGAGCCCCCAGAGCAAGCAGCTGAGGCATTAACCCCTCCAGAACCAGAACCGGCAGAAGACCGTAACAATAATCCTGCAGAACCATTAGCGATTTTGCCGAGCCCTGTAGCTGAGGCCAGCACACCTGAAGAAGCAGACACCTGTCCCTCATCCCAGCCCACG GGCAAACGCACCAACCTAAAGAAACCCGACTCAGAGCGGACGGGTCACGGCCTCAGAGTGAAGTTCAACCCCCTCGCTCTGCTGCTGGATGCCTCACTGGAGGGCGAGTTTGACCTTGTACAAAGGATAATCTATGAG GTTAACAATCCCAGCACCCCTAATGATGAGGGCATCACACCCCTCCATAACGCAGTCTGTGCCGGGCACCATCCCATCGTCAAGTTCCTGCTGGACTTTGGTGTTAATGTGAATGCAGCAGACAGTGATGGCTG gacGCCCTTGCATTGTGCCGCCTCCTGTAACAGCGTGCACCTGTGTAAGCTGCTGGTGGAGTCTGGTGCTGCCATCTTCGCCACCACTATCAGTGATGTGGAGACGGCAGCGGACAAATGTGAGCAGATGGAGGAGGGTTACATACAGTGCTCACAGTTTCTCTACG gagTGCAGGAGAAGCTGGGAGTGATGAATAAGGGAGTCGTGTACGCACTGTGGGAGTATGAGGCTCAGAGCGCAGATGAGCTTTCTTTTCAGGAGGGTGACGCCATTACTGTCCTACGCAGGAAGGACGACACCGAGACCGAGTGGTGGTGGAGTAAACTCAATGACAAAGAGGGCTATGTGCCACGTAACCTATTAGGG CTTTACCCCAGAATAAAACCACGTCAGAGGTCTCTGGCGTAA
- the LOC113063358 gene encoding apoptosis-stimulating of p53 protein 1-like isoform X4: protein MNQVVNGVLLQDYVGNPRVELTLSELQEMATRQQQQIEAQQQMLVAKEQRLRYLKQQERRQQQAVSETEKLQRLKERVESQETKLKKIRAMRGQVDYSKVINGNLSSEIEHISGLFQEKQAELQAAVLRVDQLSQQLEDLRRGKLNGLQTLGGQVTGTAALELRKLYQELQIRNKLNQEQNSKLQQQKELLNKRNMEVTLMDKRINELRDRLYKRKAEARQKENLPLNRINGPPSPQPASGNTGRVAAVGPYIQVPVPGRQEGYVVPPEPLKPQSLGVNTPANPARSKSDGLRKPPVPWKVSDLDIIVDQIAPPPPESCPGPGAPPPVTGSAAGSDGASPNDTSWPTLNKSNTSVKQSDWKESGTDTTGKTASPAGTPGDKDSSKMGSAPPLSKPHPPPYGAHTSNHPLSSVNSGSTSSLDRRKDVPLRLAPSLPTNPQPAWPRVPPAPTGSSSQQIQQRISVPPSPTFQPSPPFFPPGERPDPPLAVAVRPFIPDRGSRPQSPRKGPASMNSSSIYHMYLQQAAPKNYPLNAKPAVKAVYGKPVLPPSSMPPSPLPFGGSGAFPALQGPGGDMLDFELDLDGQIMGVPEPPPPNVDHIPRPLSPTKLTPMVHSPMRYQSDADLETLRKKLANAPRPLKKRGSITEPEGPNGPNIQKLLYQRFNTLAGGMEGGMGGVSGSGGVPPFYQPSVATGEILFDADNGNPPSETPIVPSGGAVAEDDANDNEPPEQAAEALTPPEPEPAEDRNNNPAEPLAILPSPVAEASTPEEADTCPSSQPTGKRTNLKKPDSERTGHGLRVKFNPLALLLDASLEGEFDLVQRIIYEVNNPSTPNDEGITPLHNAVCAGHHPIVKFLLDFGVNVNAADSDGWTPLHCAASCNSVHLCKLLVESGAAIFATTISDVETAADKCEQMEEGYIQCSQFLYGVQEKLGVMNKGVVYALWEYEAQSADELSFQEGDAITVLRRKDDTETEWWWSKLNDKEGYVPRNLLGLYPRIKPRQRSLA, encoded by the exons ATGAACCAGGTTGTTAATGGTGTTCTGCTTCAGGATTAT GTGGGAAACCCTCGCGTGGAGCTCACTCTCTCAGAGCTGCAGGAGATGGCCACTCGTCAGCAGCAGCAAATTGAGGCCCAGCAACAGATGCTTGTCGCAAAG GAGCAACGGTTGCGCTATTTGAAGCAGCAGGAGCGACGGCAGCAGCAGGCTGTGTCTGAGACCGAGAAACTACAGAGGTTAAAGGAGAGGGTGGAGAGTCAGGAAACCAAACTCAAGAAGATCCGTGCCATGAGGGGCCAAGTGGACTACAGCAAAGTCATCAATGGCAACCTGT CCTCAGAGATCGAGCACATCAGCGGGCTGTTCCAGGAGAAGCAGGCAGAGCTGCAGGCAGCCGTCTTGAGGGTGGATCAGCTCAGCCAGCAGCTGGAGGACCTGAGGAGAGGCAAACTGAACGGCCTGCAGACCCTCGGGGGTCAGGTCACCGGCACCGCTGCCCTGGAGCTCCGCAAACTCTACCAGGAGTTACAG ATACGCAATAAGTTGAATCAGGAGCAGAACAGTAAACTTCAGCAGCAGAAAGAGCTGTTGAATAAGAGAAACATGGAGGTAACACTGATGGACAAGCGCATCAATGAGCTCCGAGATCGACTGTACAAGAGAAAAGCTGAGGCACGTCAAAAAGAAAATCTTCCA CTGAATAGAATAAATGGTCCTCCCTCTCCCCAGCCGGCTTCTGGAAACACCGGCCGTGTGGCAGCTGTGGGACCCTACATCCAGGTCCCGGTGCCAGGCAGACAGGAGGGTTATGTAGTGCCCCCTGAACCTCTCAAACCTCAGTCACTGGGTGTAAACACCCCAGCCAACCCTGCCCGCTCCAAATCAG ATGGATTGAGAAAGCCTCCTGTCCCGTGGAAGGTCTCTGATTTAGACATCATAGTGGACCAGATTGCTCCGCCCCCTCCAGAGTCCTGCCCAGGCCCTGGGGCTCCACCCCCAGTCACCGGCTCTGCGGCAGGGTCGGACGGCGCTTCTC CAAATGACACCAGTTGGCCTACCCTTAACAAGAGCAACACATCAGTTAAACAATCTGACTGGAAGGAGTCTGGAACGGACACGACCGGTAAAACGGCATCACCTGCAGGAACTCCTGGAGATAAG GATTCCAGTAAAATGGGCTCAGCTCCTCCTCTCAGTAAGCCCCACCCCCCCCCATACGGAGCCCATACCAGCAACCACCCCCTCTCATCGGTCAACTCGGGTTCGACCAGCTCTTTGGACCGACGCAAGGATGTTCCTCTCCGGCTGGCGCCAAGCTTACCTACGAACCCACAGCCGGCCTGGCCCCGTGTCCCCCCAGCACCCACCGGCTCTTCCTCTCAGCAGATCCAGCAGCGCATTTCTGTGCCCCCCAGTCCCACCTTCCAGCCCAGCCCACCCTTTTTCCCTCCCGGTGAGAGGCCAGACCCTCCTCTGGCTGTGGCGGTAAGGCCGTTCATCCCTGATAGGGGCTCCAGACCGCAGTCACCCAGAAAAGGCCCAGCCTCCATGAACTCAAGCTCCATCTACCATATGTACCTACAACAAGCAGCCCCCAAGAACTACCCTCTGAACGCCAAACCCGCCGTCAAAGCAG TATATGGTAAGCCAGTCTTGCCTCCCAGCTCTATGCCACCTTCTCCCTTACCTTTCGGGGGCTCTGGCGCCTTTCCTGCCCTGCAGGGTCCTGGAGGAGACATGTTGGATTTTGAGCTGGACCTTGACGGCCAAATCATGGGTGTTCCTGAGCCACCCCCACCCAACGTGGACCACATCCCGCGACCTCTCAGCCCCACTAAACTCACACCCATGGTGCACTCCCCTATGCGCTACCAGAGCGATGCTGACCTGGAGACCTTGCGCAAAAAACTGGCCAATGCTCCACGACCGCTTAAGAAACGCGGCTCGATTACAGAACCAGAGGGTCCTAATGGGCCCAACATCCAGAAACTTCTCTATCAGCGGTTCAACACCCTGGCTGGAGGGATGGAAGGAGGAATGGGTGGTGTGAGTGGAAGTGGAGGTGTGCCTCCATTCTACCAGCCCTCCGTGGCCACAGGTGAAATTCTCTTTGATGCAGACAATGGGAATCCACCTTCAGAAACACCCATCGTGCCCTCGGGGGGTGCTGTTGCTGAGGATGATGCCAATGATAATGAGCCCCCAGAGCAAGCAGCTGAGGCATTAACCCCTCCAGAACCAGAACCGGCAGAAGACCGTAACAATAATCCTGCAGAACCATTAGCGATTTTGCCGAGCCCTGTAGCTGAGGCCAGCACACCTGAAGAAGCAGACACCTGTCCCTCATCCCAGCCCACG GGCAAACGCACCAACCTAAAGAAACCCGACTCAGAGCGGACGGGTCACGGCCTCAGAGTGAAGTTCAACCCCCTCGCTCTGCTGCTGGATGCCTCACTGGAGGGCGAGTTTGACCTTGTACAAAGGATAATCTATGAG GTTAACAATCCCAGCACCCCTAATGATGAGGGCATCACACCCCTCCATAACGCAGTCTGTGCCGGGCACCATCCCATCGTCAAGTTCCTGCTGGACTTTGGTGTTAATGTGAATGCAGCAGACAGTGATGGCTG gacGCCCTTGCATTGTGCCGCCTCCTGTAACAGCGTGCACCTGTGTAAGCTGCTGGTGGAGTCTGGTGCTGCCATCTTCGCCACCACTATCAGTGATGTGGAGACGGCAGCGGACAAATGTGAGCAGATGGAGGAGGGTTACATACAGTGCTCACAGTTTCTCTACG gagTGCAGGAGAAGCTGGGAGTGATGAATAAGGGAGTCGTGTACGCACTGTGGGAGTATGAGGCTCAGAGCGCAGATGAGCTTTCTTTTCAGGAGGGTGACGCCATTACTGTCCTACGCAGGAAGGACGACACCGAGACCGAGTGGTGGTGGAGTAAACTCAATGACAAAGAGGGCTATGTGCCACGTAACCTATTAGGG CTTTACCCCAGAATAAAACCACGTCAGAGGTCTCTGGCGTAA